TGACGTCCCGAGGGCCCCCCATCGCCGTGGTCGGCAACGGGTCGAGTGGTGACGGGGTGATGCGGCACGCGTCTCAGGCGGGCTGAACGATCAGCGTGCCGTCCGGCGCGGAATCGACGCGTGTACCGAAGTCACGGCCGATCCGTTCGAAGAGGCCGTGCAGCCATCGGCAATCCTCCGGCGATGCGTGCCGCAGCCGCATCCGCCAGGCCTGCAAGGGGGTGATGCGCACCTCGTGGAGGCAACCGGTGCCGGGGTCGACCGAGACCAGGTACAGCAGTCGCAGGTCGTCCCGGTACGCCTCGTAGCCGGTGATGCCCTCGTAGTCGTTGACCAGGTCGCCGCAGCCGTAGGCGATGAGCTTTCCGCGGTGCACTTCCAGTGGACGGGGATGGTGTGAGGAGTGCCCGTGCACGATGTCCGCGCCGCCGTCGATGAGGGCGTGCGCGAAGCGGATCTGGTCGCGTGGGACGTCGTAACCCCAGTTGGAACCCCAGTGGATCGACGCGACGGTGATGTCGTCGGGGCGCTTCGACTGCCGCATCCGCGCGACCACCTCGGCTGCCGCGGCGTCCGACGGCCCGGCCACGAAATGGACCCCGTTCCGGGCTGCCGTGGCGGCCCAGTTCCGGGGGATGCCGCTGGACGCCATCCCGAAGGAGAGGACCTGCACCCGTCGGCCCCCGGCGACAGGGACGATCGCGGGCCTTCGGGCCTCGTCCGCGTCGTGGCCGGCCCCTGCTGTGCGCAGGCCCGCGCCGGTGAGGGCATCGAGGGTTTCTTCGAGGCCACGACGGCCGTGGTCCAGGACGTGGTTGTTGGCCAGCACACAGACGTCGGGACGGGCGACGGCCAGGCACGGCA
The window above is part of the Streptomyces syringium genome. Proteins encoded here:
- a CDS encoding CapA family protein; this encodes MGGDSVTLFLSGDVMLGRGVDQILPHPGDPALREAYIRDARAYVELAEEANGPIPRPVDFRWPWGDALAVLEEAAPDARVLNLETSVTRNDEFAPGKEVHYRMHPANLPCLAVARPDVCVLANNHVLDHGRRGLEETLDALTGAGLRTAGAGHDADEARRPAIVPVAGGRRVQVLSFGMASSGIPRNWAATAARNGVHFVAGPSDAAAAEVVARMRQSKRPDDITVASIHWGSNWGYDVPRDQIRFAHALIDGGADIVHGHSSHHPRPLEVHRGKLIAYGCGDLVNDYEGITGYEAYRDDLRLLYLVSVDPGTGCLHEVRITPLQAWRMRLRHASPEDCRWLHGLFERIGRDFGTRVDSAPDGTLIVQPA